One Desulfobulbus propionicus DSM 2032 DNA segment encodes these proteins:
- a CDS encoding murein hydrolase activator EnvC family protein translates to MSKRLLNLLLTVAVMLAGLLAPSPCPAETAERGHAEALNIGKLRFGIKQQELMLEQSAQEERSLLDELQQMEEKIAVHKGKVDEFKEKIRQQEQVLAAKERELASLMESNEALRQHLLKRLKAFYIMGRTGFLNVTFSGKPLPDLLLTLDGFHSLITYDQALFKTYRESLTTLQRTRQSSELEKGVLENFLADADKENAALQQAAEEKQRMLQRVQTQKDLYEQALKEMRKAENRLASTLATTTRTNGQKGQGFQLTKGKLSPPVWGEVVSRFRDSSASDGDMTFANGISIATGERTEVYAVYEGTVLFADTMRGYGKMIIIDHEGQYFTVYARLDAIRVRQGDPITQGQIIGTTGSTDTLFGSGLYFEIRHDAVAEDPLLWLKPGSLAQP, encoded by the coding sequence ATGAGCAAACGCCTCCTGAACCTATTGCTGACCGTTGCGGTCATGCTCGCCGGCTTGCTGGCACCGTCGCCTTGCCCCGCCGAGACGGCCGAACGCGGCCATGCAGAGGCCCTCAACATCGGCAAACTCCGCTTCGGCATCAAGCAACAGGAACTGATGCTCGAACAAAGTGCCCAAGAGGAGCGGTCCCTGCTCGACGAACTCCAGCAGATGGAGGAAAAAATCGCGGTCCACAAGGGCAAGGTCGATGAATTCAAAGAAAAAATCCGTCAACAAGAACAGGTGCTGGCCGCCAAGGAACGGGAACTGGCGTCTCTCATGGAAAGCAACGAAGCCCTGCGCCAGCACCTGCTCAAACGCCTCAAGGCCTTTTACATCATGGGCAGAACCGGTTTTCTCAACGTTACCTTTTCCGGTAAGCCCTTGCCGGATCTGCTTCTGACCCTGGATGGCTTTCATTCGCTGATCACCTACGACCAGGCGCTGTTCAAGACTTACCGGGAAAGCCTGACCACCCTGCAGCGGACGCGGCAATCGAGCGAACTGGAAAAAGGAGTGCTGGAAAATTTCCTGGCCGACGCCGACAAGGAGAATGCGGCTCTCCAGCAGGCCGCCGAAGAAAAACAACGGATGTTGCAGCGCGTCCAGACCCAGAAAGACCTGTACGAACAAGCGCTCAAAGAGATGCGGAAGGCGGAGAACCGGTTAGCCTCCACCCTGGCGACAACCACCAGGACAAATGGGCAAAAGGGCCAGGGATTTCAACTGACCAAGGGAAAACTGTCGCCACCGGTCTGGGGCGAGGTGGTCTCCCGCTTCCGCGACAGTTCCGCCAGCGACGGCGACATGACGTTCGCCAACGGTATCTCCATCGCCACCGGCGAACGGACCGAGGTCTACGCCGTCTATGAGGGAACGGTACTCTTTGCCGATACCATGCGTGGATACGGAAAGATGATCATCATCGACCACGAGGGGCAATACTTCACCGTCTACGCGCGACTTGACGCGATCCGGGTACGCCAAGGCGATCCGATCACGCAAGGACAGATCATCGGTACCACCGGCAGCACCGACACGCTGTTCGGCAGCGGCCTGTATTTTGAGATCCGCCACGATGCCGTGGCCGAGGATCCCCTCCTCTGGCTCAAGCCCGGATCCCTCGCCCAGCCTTGA
- a CDS encoding cell division protein FtsX — MRFFLVMLRHACRNMLLTWKSQCMTLFTVSLSVLIFSFFYLIYANALQIGSELDDDLRLIVYLDEEPTPPMQEEYRDKILKFDQVERIEFVDSLQAFKRFERQLGDSSDILTGVPTDFLPPSIEVYPIRSLDSLSRIKRFSDYLQTLPGVLKVQYGKEWIERFYSFVQLIRVVILLSGSLLIMTTTFMVAHTIRLTLVARQQELELLRLVGATNNYIRTPYLLEGAMQGLLGGGLGMAALLLLFNWIKLQFAGPATTSLLSFTFFSWPVVLLIVGAATLLCAAGSFSAIRRFLQL, encoded by the coding sequence ATGCGTTTTTTCCTTGTTATGCTCCGCCATGCCTGCCGCAACATGCTGCTGACCTGGAAGTCGCAATGCATGACCCTGTTCACCGTTTCCCTGTCGGTCCTGATCTTTTCCTTCTTCTATCTGATTTATGCCAATGCCCTGCAGATCGGCAGCGAGCTCGACGACGACCTGCGGCTGATCGTCTATCTCGACGAGGAACCGACCCCTCCGATGCAGGAGGAGTACCGGGACAAGATCCTCAAGTTCGACCAAGTGGAACGGATCGAATTCGTCGACAGCCTCCAGGCCTTCAAACGCTTTGAACGGCAGCTCGGCGACAGCAGCGATATCCTGACCGGCGTCCCCACCGATTTTCTGCCCCCTTCGATTGAGGTCTATCCGATCCGATCCCTGGACAGCCTCTCGCGGATCAAGCGTTTTTCCGACTACCTGCAAACATTGCCCGGCGTGCTCAAGGTCCAGTACGGCAAGGAATGGATTGAGCGTTTCTATTCGTTCGTCCAACTGATCCGGGTGGTCATCCTGCTCTCCGGATCACTGCTGATCATGACCACCACCTTCATGGTGGCCCACACCATCCGCCTGACCCTGGTGGCGCGGCAGCAGGAGTTGGAACTGCTCCGTCTGGTGGGTGCCACCAACAACTATATCCGCACGCCCTATCTCCTGGAAGGCGCCATGCAGGGATTGCTGGGCGGAGGCCTTGGCATGGCGGCCCTCCTCCTGCTGTTCAATTGGATCAAACTGCAGTTTGCCGGGCCGGCGACAACCAGCCTGCTGTCGTTCACCTTCTTTTCCTGGCCGGTGGTCCTCCTGATTGTCGGCGCCGCCACCCTTCTCTGCGCTGCCGGCAGTTTCTCGGCCATCAGACGATTTCTCCAACTATGA
- the ftsE gene encoding cell division ATP-binding protein FtsE, with protein sequence MSTDTSPPDVMIDLIKVSKIYPPDVQAITDVSLTVRRGEIVFLTGMSGAGKTTLLRLISRMEKPSKGMIDVAGIDVAKLPPRKLHLLRRKIGMAYQDFKLLPERTVADNIAIAMEVVFRSRSFIEKRTRELLEQLDLVRKHATRTGELSRGEQQRIAIARAVANSPEIILADEPTGNLDAETTARVMALFHQLNRQGTTIVIATHDQSLYQQNDHRVIELHCGRLRSPLHAELPEDAESDERSVPVSEV encoded by the coding sequence ATGAGCACGGACACCTCTCCACCCGATGTCATGATTGACCTGATCAAGGTCAGCAAGATCTATCCCCCCGATGTTCAGGCCATCACCGACGTTTCGCTCACGGTCCGCAGGGGAGAAATTGTTTTTCTCACCGGCATGAGCGGCGCCGGCAAGACCACCTTGTTGCGCCTGATCAGCCGGATGGAAAAACCGAGCAAGGGGATGATCGATGTGGCGGGCATCGATGTCGCCAAACTGCCGCCGCGCAAACTCCATCTTCTCCGCCGCAAGATCGGCATGGCCTACCAGGATTTCAAACTGCTGCCGGAGCGGACAGTGGCCGACAATATCGCCATTGCCATGGAGGTTGTTTTTCGTTCCCGGTCGTTCATCGAAAAACGAACACGGGAGTTGCTCGAACAGCTCGATCTGGTCCGGAAGCACGCCACCCGAACCGGAGAACTGTCGCGGGGCGAACAGCAGCGGATTGCCATTGCCCGCGCCGTCGCCAACTCGCCGGAAATCATTCTGGCCGATGAACCAACCGGCAACCTGGATGCCGAAACCACCGCTCGGGTGATGGCCCTGTTCCATCAACTCAACCGTCAGGGCACCACCATTGTCATTGCCACCCATGACCAATCCCTGTACCAACAGAACGACCATCGGGTGATTGAACTCCATTGCGGCCGATTGCGTTCTCCGCTGCATGCGGAATTGCCGGAAGATGCAGAATCCGACGAACGCTCCGTCCCTGTTTCCGAGGTGTGA
- a CDS encoding HAD family hydrolase: MCYKAVLFDLDGTLLDTLEDLATAANRVLAVRSLPEHPVAAYRYFVGDGVTTLAERILPEALRSPAMIAETVEAFQREYAANWHDRTAPYPGIATMLDHLTTIGMRLCILSNKPDGFTRLCVEHLLAAWRFDPLLGQRPDVPKKPDPAAALEIAASLGLAPAEVLYVGDTAVDMRTAHAAGMNAVGVLWGFREADELLAAGAWRLISEPMELPPLLAHSSLHTPG, translated from the coding sequence ATGTGTTACAAGGCGGTCCTGTTTGATCTGGACGGAACCCTGCTCGATACCTTGGAGGACCTGGCCACGGCGGCCAACCGCGTTCTGGCCGTCCGCTCCCTGCCGGAGCATCCAGTGGCGGCCTATCGCTACTTTGTCGGCGATGGGGTCACGACCCTGGCAGAGCGGATCCTTCCCGAAGCCTTGCGTTCCCCGGCAATGATTGCGGAGACGGTCGAGGCTTTTCAGCGGGAATACGCCGCCAACTGGCATGATCGCACCGCCCCCTATCCCGGGATCGCGACCATGCTCGACCATTTGACGACCATCGGCATGCGGCTGTGCATTCTTTCCAACAAGCCCGACGGATTCACCCGGCTGTGCGTGGAACACCTATTGGCCGCATGGCGATTTGACCCACTTCTGGGACAGCGGCCCGACGTCCCCAAGAAACCCGATCCGGCCGCGGCACTGGAAATCGCCGCTTCCCTCGGCCTGGCGCCCGCGGAAGTGCTCTATGTGGGCGATACCGCCGTTGACATGCGCACCGCCCATGCCGCCGGCATGAACGCGGTAGGCGTGTTGTGGGGTTTTCGGGAAGCTGACGAATTGCTGGCCGCCGGCGCCTGGCGGCTGATCAGCGAACCAATGGAACTGCCGCCGCTGCTCGCCCACTCCTCCCTTCACACCCCAGGTTGA
- a CDS encoding DUF445 family protein, with amino-acid sequence MLAFDSSLFTALAHPCIGAFIGYLTNKIAIRMLFRPLQPWYLFGVQVPMTPGVIPAKRHALAANIGEMVGRHLLTSKDIGAAVSQEPFQEHLKELVDRKIKEIFQQDLGSLQDVIPRRFKAYFKVGIKTLKYQLGEGLNSYLASDDFEEKLRGAIASRLEALADRELNALLDPHDRRDIYLFIDEVLRELLQNGRTEIWLGDYLAASVRQSAAQGRTLGDLLPEQLVRLLKDFIHDHCASILRGMGAQVADPVLRAQLVGGIVAGVDHFLDGLGPVGAMAKGFLEMDTLERKVGEYLVDKEEDLIAWLQNAEVQERMAMVLEQQVDSLLQKPLAELVARGDGQRLTAICHQCAAQLLGVFKTEGTQTGLKALLHVSLEDLFDDGRRPLGDLGQQFFPEDNGEKLREVFIRECVALCRSHKSAQLANTMLKSMVDNLLERPIGRLYDLVPHGIRQGINEYVILLANRMLLKEVPGLVDSLNIQRMVTEKIDTLDLLQLERLLLSIMEEQFKYINLFGALLGFFLGLINLVLVEFF; translated from the coding sequence GTGCTTGCCTTTGATTCTTCCCTGTTCACCGCCTTGGCCCATCCGTGCATCGGCGCCTTTATTGGTTATCTGACCAACAAGATCGCCATCCGCATGCTGTTTCGCCCCCTGCAACCCTGGTATCTGTTTGGGGTCCAAGTGCCCATGACGCCCGGGGTCATCCCCGCCAAGCGCCATGCCCTGGCGGCAAATATCGGCGAAATGGTCGGCCGGCATCTCCTCACCAGCAAAGATATCGGCGCCGCCGTCTCGCAAGAGCCGTTTCAAGAACATCTCAAAGAATTGGTGGACCGCAAGATCAAGGAGATCTTCCAGCAAGACCTCGGTTCCCTTCAGGACGTCATCCCCCGCCGCTTCAAGGCCTATTTCAAGGTCGGGATCAAGACGCTGAAATACCAGCTGGGCGAAGGTCTCAACAGCTATCTGGCCAGTGACGACTTTGAGGAAAAATTGAGGGGAGCGATCGCCAGTCGTCTGGAAGCCTTGGCCGACCGGGAATTGAACGCCCTGCTCGACCCGCACGACCGGCGCGACATTTATCTGTTTATCGACGAGGTGCTGCGGGAGCTGTTGCAGAACGGCCGGACCGAGATCTGGCTGGGTGACTATCTGGCCGCCAGTGTACGGCAATCGGCCGCCCAGGGACGCACCCTCGGCGATCTGCTGCCGGAACAGCTGGTGCGTCTGCTCAAGGACTTCATCCACGACCATTGCGCCTCGATTTTGCGGGGAATGGGCGCGCAGGTGGCCGATCCGGTTCTTCGCGCCCAGTTGGTTGGGGGCATCGTGGCTGGGGTCGATCACTTTCTCGATGGACTCGGGCCGGTGGGCGCGATGGCCAAGGGCTTTCTCGAGATGGACACCCTGGAGCGCAAGGTGGGCGAGTATCTGGTCGACAAGGAGGAGGACTTGATCGCCTGGCTGCAAAATGCCGAGGTCCAGGAGCGGATGGCCATGGTGTTGGAGCAACAGGTTGACAGCCTGTTGCAGAAACCGCTCGCGGAACTGGTGGCCAGGGGCGACGGGCAACGATTGACGGCCATCTGCCATCAATGCGCGGCGCAGTTGCTGGGCGTTTTCAAAACCGAGGGCACCCAGACTGGCCTCAAGGCTCTGTTGCATGTCAGCCTGGAGGATCTGTTCGATGACGGGCGAAGGCCACTGGGCGATCTGGGGCAGCAGTTCTTTCCGGAGGACAATGGCGAGAAACTTCGCGAGGTGTTCATCCGGGAATGTGTCGCCCTCTGTCGATCGCACAAGAGCGCGCAATTGGCCAATACCATGCTCAAGTCGATGGTCGACAACCTGCTGGAGCGTCCGATCGGCAGACTGTACGACCTGGTCCCCCATGGAATCCGTCAGGGAATCAACGAATATGTGATTCTCCTTGCCAATCGCATGCTGCTCAAGGAGGTGCCCGGTCTGGTGGATTCCCTGAATATCCAGCGGATGGTCACTGAAAAAATCGACACCCTCGATTTGCTGCAACTCGAACGGCTGCTGCTGTCGATCATGGAGGAGCAGTTCAAATACATCAACCTGTTCGGGGCGCTCCTGGGTTTTTTCCTTGGCTTGATCAACCTGGTCTTGGTGGAATTTTTCTAA
- a CDS encoding OmpA family protein, protein MKIRLILLSLAGVAVYIVLANYNSKMIKETSISREPAPIAAPHGQPAAQPVAPHVETTPPESGPEAATPAPATVQQAQHSDKQAVPHQKQETESAPVGLTVQPQPSLEEELQKLQETIGTKDQRIQELLNAQATVAADYRKLLAEAETGNADAATKDEALKKLHTEKSRLDAELAATKAAVAELRQAVGDKEAALRDAQQRIQDQLNENTSLKSQLTQATALLEAAKADQEKGQQLIKEKEAQVQSLQQQIQAQISEADNLKAQLVDNANRLHSAQAEEKKAVDKIKALDQAITEKEQQIALLTEQKKEQEKIAQEKTAALNESIFSIRSLKQEVAAQPQAVATVQQLLDERNAELEHLKQASAERIAELGKQLAEREQAVKELDTYKTEAAEAKKKAAALEAAQEPLRAALAKTEQSLTAAMESKGLLQHQLNELTAKVTTLNDEKLGLASQLAAMQEDQKNLLTRKATLEQQTTAKEASEEVSAMKQELQKNAEALKALAADKERLAAELTGTKNALAQLQQTLHALQTDHAKQQQVLGENESLVQSLRQKIEQQNGEMTTLKGVAAEKEQLAGELTQAKTGMAALNETIAQLQASGKKAEQLLQEKEGILHTTQQQLQERQAEGDRLKTHLAETTAQLETAKGDTAKAQQFIKDKEAQIQSLQQQIQEQTGEADKLKTQLAENANRLQVAMTQQKAAEDKSNALQQSITEKEQQIALLKEQKMAQGKIVQEKTAALNEALDSIQALKQEVAAHPQALAKVQALLDERGKELERLKQESAARIAALDKQVADLDQTNTTTVKELNASRAEAAEAKQKASTFEAAEKTLRAALTETEKTLAATVKSKEALQQQLDNKETVLKGSQAQLKELAAKVTALNDEKLGLASRLTAMQADQKNLLALKTAFDEQSAALSKAKAELEQLAALRVKTAELTKSVEEKTAALAKAAKQGEELTNLQGKLSQLTTQFDTTKTTVKQLESIKADLTGQLAAAQAKVQDLDGMKKALDEKTAALAQAEAKIKEMAAAGQQIAALEAKLTETQTGRQAAEQRAAKAEATVQQLSASQSENSRKVKALEDQLAAAQKQAQQDLVPTLNQQIATLRDQLAQMEAASAQMKKSLTENAQAAESKTQALQAEKDGLQQSLTASQTTIAELRKQLEQLKAQPQPEAVAPLTAATPAADDQDKDGVADAADLCPGSPAGSPVNGLGCPAGKGIILQGVNFASGTAVFTQESRKNLDTVAAALAHVPQMRVEVAGYTDSAGDPKKNLDLSAQRAQSVVDYLQTKGVARAQLTAKGYGKENPIADNATAAGKQKNRRVELHPMTP, encoded by the coding sequence ATGAAAATCCGTCTGATCCTCCTGTCCCTTGCCGGCGTTGCGGTATACATCGTACTCGCCAACTATAACAGCAAGATGATTAAGGAAACCTCGATTTCTCGGGAGCCTGCCCCGATAGCAGCGCCTCACGGCCAGCCCGCCGCGCAACCGGTTGCTCCACACGTGGAAACAACTCCCCCCGAATCGGGCCCCGAGGCAGCCACCCCTGCCCCAGCCACGGTTCAGCAGGCGCAGCACAGCGACAAGCAGGCCGTCCCCCATCAGAAACAGGAGACAGAATCGGCTCCAGTCGGGTTGACCGTGCAGCCGCAACCGTCCCTTGAAGAGGAACTGCAGAAGCTGCAGGAGACAATCGGCACCAAGGATCAACGGATTCAAGAACTGCTCAATGCCCAGGCAACGGTTGCCGCCGACTATCGCAAACTGTTGGCCGAGGCGGAAACGGGCAACGCGGATGCGGCGACCAAGGATGAGGCGCTGAAAAAGCTGCACACCGAAAAGTCGCGCCTGGACGCCGAACTCGCCGCCACCAAGGCTGCCGTGGCCGAACTGCGGCAGGCGGTCGGCGACAAAGAAGCTGCATTGCGCGATGCGCAACAGCGGATCCAGGATCAGCTCAACGAGAACACCAGCCTGAAATCGCAGTTGACCCAAGCCACCGCATTGTTGGAGGCAGCCAAGGCTGACCAGGAGAAGGGGCAGCAGTTGATCAAGGAAAAGGAGGCGCAGGTCCAGAGCCTGCAGCAACAGATTCAGGCGCAAATCAGTGAAGCTGACAACCTCAAGGCCCAGCTGGTGGACAATGCCAACCGGCTGCACTCTGCTCAAGCCGAAGAAAAAAAGGCCGTGGACAAGATCAAGGCCCTCGATCAGGCCATCACCGAGAAAGAACAACAGATCGCCTTGCTGACCGAGCAGAAGAAAGAGCAGGAAAAAATCGCCCAGGAAAAGACGGCCGCCTTGAATGAGTCGATCTTTTCCATCCGCTCGCTCAAACAGGAAGTGGCAGCCCAACCCCAGGCCGTGGCCACGGTGCAACAACTTCTCGATGAACGCAACGCGGAGTTGGAGCACCTCAAACAGGCTTCAGCGGAACGCATCGCAGAGTTGGGCAAACAACTCGCCGAGCGGGAACAGGCGGTGAAAGAGCTGGACACCTACAAAACCGAGGCCGCCGAGGCCAAGAAAAAAGCCGCCGCGCTCGAAGCCGCGCAGGAACCTCTTCGAGCCGCCTTGGCCAAGACCGAACAATCATTGACCGCAGCCATGGAGAGCAAGGGTCTTTTGCAGCATCAGCTCAATGAGCTGACCGCGAAGGTCACCACGCTCAATGACGAAAAACTCGGCTTGGCCAGTCAGCTCGCGGCCATGCAGGAAGATCAGAAAAATCTGCTGACCCGCAAGGCCACCTTGGAGCAACAAACCACAGCCAAGGAGGCAAGCGAGGAGGTCAGCGCCATGAAGCAAGAGTTGCAGAAGAACGCCGAGGCGCTCAAAGCACTGGCCGCCGACAAGGAACGGCTGGCCGCCGAGTTGACCGGCACCAAAAACGCCCTGGCCCAGCTGCAGCAGACCTTGCATGCCCTGCAAACCGACCACGCAAAACAGCAGCAGGTCCTTGGAGAAAACGAATCTCTGGTACAGAGCCTGCGCCAGAAAATTGAACAGCAAAACGGCGAGATGACTACACTGAAGGGGGTCGCGGCCGAAAAGGAGCAACTGGCCGGCGAGTTGACCCAAGCCAAAACCGGCATGGCGGCCCTCAATGAAACCATCGCCCAATTGCAAGCTTCCGGAAAAAAGGCGGAACAACTTCTCCAAGAAAAAGAAGGTATTCTCCATACCACCCAGCAACAGCTCCAGGAGCGGCAGGCCGAGGGTGACCGCCTGAAAACCCACCTGGCCGAAACAACGGCTCAACTGGAAACCGCCAAGGGCGATACGGCCAAGGCGCAACAGTTCATCAAGGACAAGGAGGCGCAGATTCAAAGCCTGCAGCAACAGATCCAGGAGCAAACCGGCGAGGCCGACAAACTCAAGACCCAGTTGGCGGAGAATGCCAACCGGTTGCAGGTGGCCATGACCCAGCAGAAAGCCGCCGAGGACAAGAGCAACGCCCTGCAGCAATCCATCACCGAAAAGGAACAGCAGATTGCTCTGCTTAAAGAGCAGAAAATGGCGCAGGGCAAGATCGTCCAGGAAAAGACCGCTGCTTTGAACGAAGCGCTCGACTCGATTCAAGCGCTTAAACAGGAAGTGGCGGCACACCCGCAGGCCCTGGCCAAGGTGCAAGCCCTCCTGGATGAACGAGGCAAGGAATTGGAGCGGCTCAAACAGGAATCCGCCGCTCGGATTGCAGCCCTGGACAAGCAGGTGGCTGATCTTGATCAGACGAACACCACGACGGTCAAGGAATTGAACGCCTCCAGGGCCGAGGCCGCCGAGGCCAAGCAGAAGGCTTCGACTTTTGAAGCCGCAGAGAAAACGCTTCGCGCCGCCTTGACGGAAACGGAAAAAACCTTGGCCGCCACAGTGAAAAGCAAAGAGGCTCTACAGCAACAGCTCGATAACAAGGAAACCGTGCTCAAGGGGTCACAGGCACAGCTCAAGGAATTGGCCGCCAAGGTGACCGCGCTCAACGACGAGAAACTCGGTCTGGCCAGTCGGCTGACAGCCATGCAGGCGGATCAGAAAAATCTCCTGGCGCTCAAGACCGCCTTTGACGAGCAGTCCGCAGCCTTGAGCAAAGCCAAGGCCGAGTTGGAACAGTTGGCGGCCCTCCGCGTCAAAACCGCCGAACTGACCAAGTCCGTGGAGGAAAAAACCGCTGCCCTGGCCAAAGCCGCCAAGCAGGGTGAGGAGTTGACCAACCTCCAGGGTAAGTTGAGCCAGTTGACCACCCAGTTTGATACCACCAAGACCACCGTCAAACAATTGGAGAGCATCAAGGCCGACCTCACCGGCCAGCTGGCCGCCGCCCAGGCAAAGGTTCAAGACCTTGACGGCATGAAAAAGGCCCTTGATGAGAAGACGGCTGCCTTGGCTCAGGCCGAGGCCAAAATCAAGGAAATGGCAGCGGCTGGTCAGCAGATTGCCGCCCTGGAAGCCAAACTGACCGAAACCCAGACCGGTAGGCAGGCGGCCGAGCAGCGGGCGGCAAAGGCCGAAGCAACGGTACAGCAGCTGAGTGCATCCCAGAGCGAAAACAGCCGCAAGGTCAAGGCCCTGGAAGACCAACTGGCCGCCGCCCAGAAACAGGCGCAGCAGGATCTCGTCCCCACCCTCAACCAGCAGATCGCCACCCTGCGTGATCAACTCGCCCAGATGGAAGCGGCATCGGCGCAGATGAAAAAAAGTCTGACCGAAAACGCTCAAGCCGCCGAGAGCAAAACACAGGCGTTGCAGGCGGAAAAGGACGGATTGCAGCAATCGCTCACCGCCAGCCAAACGACCATCGCCGAGTTGCGCAAACAACTGGAACAGCTCAAGGCGCAGCCGCAACCCGAGGCGGTTGCCCCGCTAACCGCCGCAACGCCGGCAGCCGACGATCAGGACAAGGATGGCGTCGCCGACGCCGCAGACCTCTGCCCCGGATCACCTGCCGGCAGCCCCGTTAACGGCCTGGGATGCCCGGCTGGCAAAGGCATCATCCTCCAGGGGGTGAACTTCGCCTCGGGGACCGCTGTCTTCACCCAGGAATCACGCAAAAATCTGGACACCGTCGCCGCTGCCCTCGCCCACGTCCCGCAGATGCGGGTAGAGGTGGCCGGCTACACCGATTCCGCCGGCGATCCGAAAAAAAATCTGGATCTGAGTGCCCAACGCGCCCAAAGCGTGGTCGACTATTTGCAGACCAAGGGGGTCGCGCGCGCGCAGCTGACCGCCAAGGGGTACGGCAAGGAAAATCCCATTGCCGACAACGCCACCGCCGCGGGCAAGCAGAAAAACCGGCGGGTGGAACTGCACCCCATGACCCCTTGA